The Thermosynechococcus sp. CL-1 genomic interval TTTTCGACCCGTGGATGCCACCGTCCTTGCCGCCCATCAGCAGACGTTTCCACCCGTGCCCACCCTCTTTACCGTGGCAGATTTAGGGGGCTGGGAGAAGGTGCAAGCCCAATTTTTCGCTAATGGTGCCCTGTTTGATCAAATTCAGCAGGAGAATCAAGCCTGATGACCGCTACCCACCCCATTTCGCCGTCACTCTCTCCTCAGAAACAGCGCTGGCAGTTTCCTTGGGTTTGGAGAATCACGGTCTTTTACTTACTCGTGATGCTGGCTGTACCCATTGCTGCCCTCTTGAGCCGTGCCAGTAGTGCTGGGCCACTGCATTTTTGGCAGGTGGCAACGCGACCGATCGCCCTGTCGGCCTATGAAGTCACGTTTGTGACTGCCCTCATCGCAGCGCTGATCAATGGCGTCTTTGGTACCCTGATTGCTTGGGTGCTGGTGCGCTATTCCTTTCCGGGGAAGCGCTTCTTTGATGCTGTCGTGGATCTACCTTTTGCATTGCCGACGGCGGTGGCGGGTCTCACCCTCGCAACGGTCTATAGCGAAAATGGCTGGATTGGTAGCTTACTAGCGCCCTTCGGAATCAGAATTGCCTTCAGCCGCTGGGGGGTGGCGGTGGCGATGCTCTTTATTTCCTTACCCTTCGTGATTCGCACGGTGCAGCCCGTCCTCACCGAAATGGAAAAGGATGTGGAGGAGGCAGCATGGTCGCTGGGTGCTACCCATGGGCAGACCTTTTGGCGAGTGATTTTGCCACCTTTGATGCCCGCTATTCTCACAGGCGTTGCCCTAGGCTTCTCACGGGCAGTGGGGGAATTTGGCTCAATTGTGATTATTTCCTCCAACACTCCTTTTCGGGACTTGATTGCCTCAGTGCTGGTGTTTCAGAGCTTAGAGCAGTATGACTATGAGGCAGCAACCATTATTGGCACGGTGATGCTCTTGGTGTCCCTAGCGATTTTATTTCTGATTAATCTGCTGCAAGCGTGGGGGCGGCGCTATGCGGAGCGTTAAACCCTCGCCCACCCAAGAAAAGCCGTGGCTACATGCCCTTTTGATTGTCATTGCCATCGCCTACTTAGCCCTTGTGCTTTTGCTGCCGGCGGCCAATGTCCTTTTCCAAGCCTTTCACAAGGGAGTCATGCCCTTTCTGGAAAATTTGCTGGCGCCAGATTTTCTGCATGCGGTGTGGCTGACGTTTGCCCTTGCCTTGGTGGTGGTGCCCTTAAACACGATCTTTGGCCTCTGTGC includes:
- the cysT gene encoding sulfate ABC transporter permease subunit CysT, translating into MTATHPISPSLSPQKQRWQFPWVWRITVFYLLVMLAVPIAALLSRASSAGPLHFWQVATRPIALSAYEVTFVTALIAALINGVFGTLIAWVLVRYSFPGKRFFDAVVDLPFALPTAVAGLTLATVYSENGWIGSLLAPFGIRIAFSRWGVAVAMLFISLPFVIRTVQPVLTEMEKDVEEAAWSLGATHGQTFWRVILPPLMPAILTGVALGFSRAVGEFGSIVIISSNTPFRDLIASVLVFQSLEQYDYEAATIIGTVMLLVSLAILFLINLLQAWGRRYAER